The Henckelia pumila isolate YLH828 chromosome 2, ASM3356847v2, whole genome shotgun sequence genome includes a window with the following:
- the LOC140881248 gene encoding uncharacterized protein, translating to MGHTKEQLLSLLQELKIEFSQYEHPVVLTVEEQAKYVGQKNGALTKNLFLKDKKQRFYIVSALAETKVDLKVLSQRLGLGKGGLRMAPEEALGEIIQVPLGCVTPFSLVNESARNVSMLLDQRLKTQEYCFFHPLSNDVSIALNAHDLDKFLNSIGKPPAYVDLEADPTVGKDQPPDLAGLVPSGATVLSDPPENKASSQGPEKIPVSVNNKPTAVTAVKPSDASEKEKSRAAANSPIAFADPDKFVEEILEKTVSTALSGIKQHIDKDQEQLSITISNHMRKQLGAQLKFISTMFKNTAYTEGFRAGIHCQPNKW from the exons ATGGGTCACACGAAGGAGCAGCTCCTGTCTCTTTTGcag GAACTTAAAATAGAATTTTCCCAGTACGAGCATCCTGTTGTTTTGACAGTTGAAGAGCAG GCAAAGTATGTTGGTCAAAAAAACGGTGCATTGACCAAAAATTTATTCTTGAAG GATAAAAAACAACGATTTTACATTGTTTCGGCTTTGGCAGAGACAAAGGTAGATCTGAAAG TTTTGTCTCAGAGGCTTGGTCTTGGGAAAGGAGGTCTAAGAATGGCTCCTGAAGAAGCACTTGGAGAAATAATTCAG gtGCCTTTGGGTTGTGTAACCCCATTTTCGCTTGTGAACGAATCAGCTAG GAATGTTTCGATGTTGTTAGATCAAAGACTGAAAACTCAAGAATACTGTTTCTTTCATCCATTGTCTAATGATGTGTCAATTG CTCTTAATGCGCATGATCTTGACAAGTTTCTGAATTCAATTGGGAAACCACCGGCATATGTTGACCTAGAG GCCGATCCTACGGTAGGGAAGGATCAACCACCAGATTTAGCTGGTCTTGTTCCGTCGGGTGCAACTGTCTTGTCTGATCCTCCGGAGAACAAAGCTTCCTCTCAAGGCCCTGAAAAAATTCCTGTCTCTGTGAATAACAAGCCAACTGCTGTCACAG CTGTAAAACCATCCGATGCATCTGAAAAGGAGAAATCACGTGCTGCTGCGAATTCGCCCATAGCTTTTGCGGACCCTGACAAATTTGTCGAGGAAATCTTGGAGAAGACTGTGTCCACAGCTCTTTCCGGG ATTAAGCAGCACATAGACAAAGATCAGGAACAACTCTCTATTACAATATCAAACCACATGAGAAAACAACTTGGTGCGCAGTTGAAGTTCATTTCT ACTATGTTCAAGAACACTGCATACACGGAAGGCTTTCGTGCTGGCATTCACTGTCAACCCAACAAATGGTGA